In Streptomyces sp. NBC_00306, a single genomic region encodes these proteins:
- a CDS encoding class I SAM-dependent methyltransferase family protein, producing the protein MTNRLKSMQWAAMRLLLRSVGRLSEGVRIGYRHGFDSGSMLDYVYVDKAHGALGVGRIIDRVYLNAVGWRAIRARRELLKDVLRKEIAERGGDVFVLDVASGPGRYLQDLVEEHRDRSETSLRVECRDLDRAGLAQGKERARERGLEGISYVHGNALDPLPCDRAPDVIVVSGLYELLLDDAVIAASVDRLRGLLAPGGVLVYTTQTHHPQLEFIANVLPNRDGALWVMKCRPVELAEEWAAAAGCTGVTSRRESVGLFTVTTARR; encoded by the coding sequence ATGACGAACCGGCTGAAAAGCATGCAATGGGCGGCCATGCGACTGCTGCTGAGGAGCGTCGGGCGGCTCAGTGAGGGCGTGAGGATCGGCTACCGACACGGCTTCGACAGCGGGTCGATGCTCGACTACGTGTACGTCGACAAGGCGCACGGAGCGCTGGGAGTCGGTCGGATCATCGACCGCGTGTATCTGAACGCCGTGGGCTGGCGAGCCATCCGGGCGCGCCGTGAGCTGCTCAAGGACGTGCTGCGTAAGGAGATCGCGGAGCGCGGCGGCGATGTCTTCGTTCTGGATGTGGCGTCCGGACCCGGCCGCTATCTCCAGGATCTGGTGGAGGAGCACCGGGACAGGTCGGAGACATCGCTGCGGGTGGAGTGCCGCGACCTCGATCGCGCCGGTCTGGCCCAGGGCAAGGAACGGGCGCGGGAGCGAGGTCTTGAGGGCATCTCGTACGTCCACGGCAACGCGCTCGATCCCCTCCCCTGCGACCGCGCCCCGGATGTGATCGTCGTGTCCGGGCTCTACGAACTACTGCTGGACGACGCCGTGATCGCCGCGTCCGTCGACCGGCTGCGCGGACTGCTCGCTCCCGGCGGTGTCCTGGTCTACACGACGCAGACCCACCACCCGCAGCTGGAGTTCATCGCCAATGTGCTGCCCAATCGGGACGGCGCGCTGTGGGTGATGAAGTGCCGTCCCGTCGAACTGGCCGAGGAGTGGGCAGCCGCGGCCGGCTGCACCGGGGTCACCAGCCGACGGGAGTCGGTGGGGCTGTTCACCGTCACCACAGCGCGGCGCTGA
- a CDS encoding flavoprotein, whose product MTTGRRGVLGVVGSATDGVESLRTGLVEPALTLGWQVAVTLTPTAARWLRAAGELPLLEAATGLPVRDTPRLPDEPRPHPTADCYVVAPASANYVAKLATGIADNQALTQVGEAIGTRGVPVIVFPRINAAHARHPAWTRHIETLLSGDVRLVQGPDVWPLHEPRQEPEGLTVPWRAILAAVEEETATGRRLL is encoded by the coding sequence GTGACGACAGGCAGGCGAGGCGTTCTCGGAGTGGTCGGTTCGGCGACGGACGGTGTCGAATCGCTGCGTACGGGACTGGTGGAGCCGGCCCTGACCCTGGGCTGGCAGGTTGCCGTCACGCTGACCCCGACAGCCGCCCGCTGGCTCCGGGCAGCCGGCGAACTGCCGCTCCTGGAAGCCGCGACAGGCCTGCCCGTGCGTGACACGCCCCGGTTGCCCGACGAGCCCAGGCCGCACCCCACAGCCGACTGCTACGTCGTCGCCCCGGCGAGCGCGAACTATGTCGCGAAGCTCGCCACCGGTATCGCCGACAATCAAGCCCTCACCCAGGTCGGTGAGGCGATCGGAACGCGCGGCGTCCCGGTGATCGTGTTCCCTCGCATCAACGCCGCACACGCCCGGCACCCGGCGTGGACGCGCCACATCGAGACCCTGCTCTCGGGAGACGTACGGCTGGTCCAGGGCCCCGACGTCTGGCCGCTGCACGAGCCCCGGCAGGAGCCGGAGGGGCTCACGGTGCCGTGGCGCGCGATCCTTGCGGCGGTCGAGGAAGAGACGGCGACCGGCCGGCGCCTGCTGTGA
- a CDS encoding ABC transporter permease: MSTLVDSAPGYRARHTLPLRVEAVRQLKRRRTMVMAAVLGALPLVLIIAFAIGGTPDGDEGGRITLIDTATASAANFAATSLFVSAGFLLVVPVALFHGDTVASEASWSSLRYLLAAPVPRSRLLWSKLAVALGFSAAAMVLLPLVALIAGTIAYGWGPLELPTGGSLATGDTAPRLALVVAFIFVSQLVTAGLAFWLSTKTDAPLGAVGGAVGLTIVGNVLDAVTALGSWRDVLPAHWQFAWIDALQPQLEWGGMVKGAAVSVTYALVLFALAFRNFSRKDIVS, from the coding sequence ATGAGCACGCTGGTCGACTCGGCCCCCGGATACCGGGCGCGGCACACGCTGCCGCTGCGCGTCGAGGCTGTGCGGCAGCTGAAGCGCAGGCGGACCATGGTGATGGCCGCGGTACTGGGGGCACTGCCCCTCGTGCTGATCATCGCCTTCGCCATCGGCGGTACCCCGGACGGTGATGAGGGCGGTCGGATCACCCTCATCGACACGGCCACCGCCTCGGCCGCGAACTTTGCCGCCACCTCCCTCTTCGTCTCGGCCGGCTTTCTGCTGGTGGTCCCGGTGGCGCTCTTCCACGGGGACACCGTGGCGTCGGAGGCGAGCTGGTCGTCCCTGCGCTACTTGCTGGCCGCGCCCGTGCCGCGCTCCCGACTGCTGTGGTCGAAACTGGCGGTGGCGCTCGGCTTCAGTGCGGCAGCGATGGTGCTGCTGCCACTCGTCGCCCTGATCGCGGGCACGATCGCCTACGGCTGGGGGCCACTGGAACTGCCCACGGGCGGATCTCTCGCCACAGGCGACACCGCGCCGCGGCTGGCTCTCGTCGTCGCCTTCATCTTTGTCTCCCAACTGGTCACGGCGGGGCTTGCGTTCTGGCTGTCCACCAAGACCGATGCCCCTCTGGGCGCGGTCGGCGGAGCGGTCGGCCTGACGATCGTCGGCAATGTGCTGGACGCGGTCACCGCGCTCGGCTCGTGGCGCGATGTGCTGCCGGCGCACTGGCAGTTCGCCTGGATCGACGCCCTCCAGCCGCAGCTGGAGTGGGGTGGCATGGTCAAGGGGGCAGCGGTATCGGTGACCTATGCGCTGGTGCTGTTCGCGCTCGCCTTCCGGAACTTCTCCCGGAAGGACATCGTGTCGTAG
- a CDS encoding FAD-dependent monooxygenase, with protein MAHTHDTDVLIVGAGPVGLSAAAELRRSGLRCRLIDRLPARLPYAKAVGIQPRTLEIWDRMGLARAMLEASTPMRGQLIYGNGEEQARIDLALPPEVPYGFAALPQYETERLLEEYVAGLGTSIERGTELMSFAQDGDGVTAQLTTASAAAEEVRARYLIGCDGAHSTVRKGLGLSFEGGAFAEEYMLADVVADWDFPQGYGIRSLHRADDGTTDDLLVCIPLPGAGRYRMSMLVPPELSTQGPNAASAGDGVAHGMEGGRTPELSHIQAVVDRLSPKPAAVSDMRWSSVFRISHRIVDRYGEGRVFVAGDAAHIHPPTGAQGMNTGIQDACNLAWKIALVVRGEARPELLTTYDAERRPIGEEVVGRTVRHATQGMETDPDDPQMLMLRGAQLLVGYRDGPLAGSPYGPVDAPQPGDRAPDCAGLTGQIAVYPMRLLDILRGRTEHVLILYASDTADLAEAAEAAGVTRRTDASDGLGARSGPDTIAVLDREAEAADAPVTVPQYRDAAGEFAGLYRPDGPTGFIVRPDGQLGARFALAETKQALSAYWGALSASGAG; from the coding sequence GTGGCGCACACTCACGACACCGACGTACTGATCGTCGGCGCAGGCCCGGTCGGGTTGAGCGCCGCCGCCGAACTCCGCCGCAGCGGGCTGCGCTGCCGTCTCATCGACCGGTTGCCGGCCCGTCTGCCGTACGCAAAAGCGGTCGGCATCCAACCGCGCACCCTGGAGATCTGGGACCGGATGGGCCTGGCCCGCGCCATGCTGGAGGCCTCCACTCCGATGCGCGGTCAGCTGATCTACGGCAACGGCGAGGAGCAGGCGCGGATCGACCTCGCGCTGCCGCCCGAAGTGCCTTACGGATTCGCCGCACTCCCGCAGTACGAGACCGAACGCCTTCTGGAGGAGTACGTCGCGGGCCTGGGCACCTCCATCGAACGCGGCACCGAGCTCATGTCGTTCGCCCAGGACGGGGACGGGGTCACCGCGCAGCTGACCACCGCCTCCGCTGCTGCCGAGGAGGTACGGGCCCGCTACCTGATCGGGTGCGACGGCGCGCACAGCACCGTCCGCAAGGGTCTGGGGCTCAGCTTCGAGGGCGGAGCGTTCGCCGAGGAGTACATGCTGGCCGACGTCGTGGCCGACTGGGACTTCCCGCAGGGATACGGCATACGGTCCCTGCACCGCGCCGACGACGGCACCACCGACGACCTGCTGGTCTGTATTCCGCTGCCCGGCGCCGGTCGTTACCGCATGTCGATGCTGGTACCGCCCGAACTCTCCACCCAGGGCCCGAACGCGGCATCGGCGGGCGACGGCGTCGCGCACGGCATGGAGGGCGGGCGCACCCCGGAGCTGTCCCACATCCAGGCCGTCGTCGACCGCCTCTCCCCCAAGCCGGCCGCTGTCTCCGACATGCGCTGGTCCTCCGTCTTCCGCATCAGTCACCGCATCGTCGACCGCTACGGCGAGGGCCGGGTGTTCGTCGCCGGCGACGCCGCCCACATCCACCCGCCCACCGGCGCCCAGGGCATGAACACCGGCATCCAGGACGCCTGCAACCTGGCCTGGAAGATCGCCCTGGTCGTCCGCGGAGAGGCCCGGCCCGAACTGCTCACCACCTACGACGCCGAACGCCGCCCCATCGGCGAGGAGGTCGTCGGCCGGACGGTCCGCCACGCCACCCAAGGAATGGAGACGGACCCCGACGACCCGCAGATGCTGATGCTCCGCGGAGCCCAACTGCTCGTCGGCTACCGGGACGGCCCGCTCGCCGGCTCCCCGTACGGCCCCGTCGACGCGCCGCAGCCGGGCGATCGGGCCCCGGACTGTGCGGGCTTGACCGGCCAGATCGCCGTCTACCCGATGCGCCTTCTCGACATCCTGCGCGGGCGGACGGAGCATGTGCTGATCCTGTACGCGTCCGACACCGCAGACCTGGCGGAGGCGGCCGAGGCCGCCGGGGTGACGCGGAGGACCGACGCGTCCGACGGCCTCGGTGCCCGGAGCGGACCGGATACGATCGCCGTCCTCGACCGCGAAGCCGAAGCTGCCGACGCTCCTGTGACGGTCCCGCAGTACCGCGACGCCGCTGGGGAGTTCGCCGGCCTCTACCGTCCCGACGGTCCCACAGGCTTCATCGTCCGCCCGGACGGGCAGCTCGGCGCGCGCTTCGCGCTGGCGGAGACGAAGCAGGCCCTGTCGGCCTACTGGGGAGCCTTGTCCGCGTCCGGGGCGGGGTGA
- a CDS encoding DNA-binding response regulator, producing MANVRAALTGLVRSARRELLSFDDPAGALGRGIAEPFLELACAGDRASGERTATVRRIAPRHSLVHIRDGASFPGDSRVTDTIPFKIIVADRAVAAVPLDLELHDNGVLLIRDPVVVQTLVRTHRAWWDTGEELTQHPAPEEAPVHLRPVLKALLAGLTDEAAAHRLGMSGRTYSRRVGELMTALGTTSRFRAGAEAARRGWV from the coding sequence GTGGCGAACGTCAGAGCGGCCTTGACGGGCCTGGTCCGCTCGGCACGTCGCGAGCTCCTCAGCTTCGACGACCCGGCCGGGGCACTTGGTCGCGGGATCGCGGAGCCCTTCCTGGAATTGGCTTGCGCGGGCGACCGTGCGAGCGGCGAGCGGACCGCCACGGTCCGGCGTATCGCGCCCCGCCACAGTCTGGTGCATATCCGCGATGGTGCGAGCTTTCCCGGTGACTCCCGGGTGACCGACACCATTCCGTTCAAGATAATCGTCGCCGACCGCGCGGTCGCCGCCGTTCCTCTTGACCTGGAACTGCACGACAACGGCGTGCTGCTGATTCGCGATCCCGTTGTCGTCCAGACCTTGGTCCGCACACATCGCGCCTGGTGGGACACCGGCGAGGAACTGACACAGCATCCGGCGCCCGAAGAAGCGCCGGTCCATCTGCGGCCGGTGCTCAAGGCCTTGCTGGCGGGACTCACCGACGAGGCGGCCGCGCATCGGCTGGGTATGTCCGGGCGCACATACAGCCGGCGTGTGGGTGAGCTGATGACCGCCCTCGGCACGACGAGCCGCTTCCGGGCGGGAGCGGAAGCGGCCCGTCGAGGCTGGGTCTAG
- a CDS encoding LLM class flavin-dependent oxidoreductase: MTALGAVFRPQLPPERLRGIARAADEAGLEELWLWEDCFLESGIATASAALAWTERLRVGVGLLPVPLRNVALTAMEAATLDRLFPERVVLGVGHGVQDWMGQVGARAESPVTLLREYLEALRALLRGERVTTDGRYVKLDGVALDWPPAVALPVLAGAVGPRSLRLTGEAADGTILDASMSPDAVRNARRLIDEGREAAGRTGPHKTVVYLHTATGPGAAERLKAELADGNGGSTELGVAGDADTIARFVERLAAAGADTVVLQPTPDEPDPEGFVRFVAEEVRPLVP; the protein is encoded by the coding sequence ATGACTGCTCTCGGTGCCGTTTTCCGTCCCCAGCTACCTCCCGAGCGGCTGCGCGGTATCGCGCGTGCGGCGGACGAGGCGGGGCTCGAGGAGTTGTGGCTCTGGGAGGACTGCTTCCTGGAGAGCGGGATCGCCACCGCGTCCGCCGCTCTCGCCTGGACCGAGCGGTTGCGGGTCGGGGTCGGACTGCTGCCGGTGCCGTTGCGGAACGTCGCGCTGACGGCCATGGAAGCCGCCACCCTCGACCGGCTGTTCCCCGAGCGTGTCGTCCTGGGCGTAGGACACGGCGTACAGGACTGGATGGGGCAGGTCGGTGCGCGAGCCGAGTCGCCGGTCACGCTGTTGCGCGAGTATCTCGAGGCACTGCGAGCTCTCTTGCGGGGCGAGCGGGTCACGACCGACGGTCGTTATGTGAAGCTCGACGGCGTTGCACTCGACTGGCCACCGGCCGTCGCACTTCCCGTACTTGCGGGGGCGGTCGGGCCGCGCTCACTGCGCCTGACCGGTGAGGCAGCCGACGGAACCATCCTCGACGCCAGCATGTCGCCCGACGCCGTCCGCAACGCCCGTCGGCTCATCGACGAGGGCCGCGAGGCCGCGGGGCGTACCGGACCGCACAAGACCGTCGTCTATCTGCACACTGCGACGGGGCCCGGAGCCGCCGAACGCCTGAAGGCGGAACTCGCGGACGGGAACGGAGGCTCGACGGAACTCGGTGTGGCCGGGGACGCGGACACGATCGCCCGGTTCGTCGAGCGGTTGGCGGCTGCCGGTGCGGACACGGTGGTCCTCCAGCCCACGCCCGATGAGCCGGACCCCGAAGGCTTCGTACGGTTCGTGGCCGAGGAGGTCCGTCCCCTGGTCCCGTGA
- a CDS encoding vWA domain-containing protein has protein sequence MKLYARTYRGLLAAVLAGGMLLTAGCSAGGQSDRSSSYDGSQQRGNDGAGPAPAPIAPDGGGGAPATGVDGGTEGERQDNDAYEKSLPPADYLSTFALDVDTASYGYARRTLKDGQQPLAENIRPEEFINSFRQDYPRPKGDGFSVTVDGARPRGSEGEARGEVGGEVEGGDDWSLVRVGLSTRPSDRKGERPPAALTFVIDISGSMAEPGRLDLVQESLGILTDQLRDDDSIAVVTFSDEAETRLPMTRLDGNRSRIHKVIDGLEPTDSTNVEAGVRAGYEEAVEGRRRGATNRVVLLSDALANTGETDAEAILDRIDEARREHGITLFGVGVGSEYGDDLMERLADKGDGHTTYVSTSEQARKVFVDQLPSHVELRARDAKAQVAFDPETVKQFRLIGYENRAVADEDFRNDRVDGGEVGPGHTVTALYAVRLREGASGHVATATVRWLDPKTRAPHEQTGSVETNAVDGALWGAASSRFQVTAVAAYFAESLRGGSMPGAPGLGELAQRARKLADTTEDGAVRQLAESITQAQRIKD, from the coding sequence ATGAAGCTCTACGCAAGGACGTACAGGGGACTACTCGCTGCGGTACTGGCCGGAGGGATGCTGCTGACCGCCGGCTGCAGTGCCGGTGGCCAGAGCGACCGAAGCTCCTCCTACGACGGTTCCCAACAGCGAGGGAACGACGGTGCCGGGCCGGCACCCGCTCCCATCGCTCCGGACGGCGGAGGAGGTGCGCCTGCGACGGGCGTGGACGGCGGCACAGAAGGGGAGCGGCAGGACAATGATGCGTACGAAAAGTCCCTGCCGCCGGCCGACTACCTTTCGACGTTCGCGCTCGACGTGGACACCGCCTCGTACGGCTACGCCCGTCGCACGCTGAAGGATGGACAGCAGCCCCTCGCGGAGAACATCCGGCCGGAAGAGTTCATCAACAGCTTCCGGCAGGACTATCCGCGGCCCAAAGGGGACGGCTTCTCGGTGACCGTCGACGGAGCTCGTCCTCGTGGCTCTGAGGGCGAGGCCCGAGGAGAGGTCGGCGGCGAGGTGGAAGGTGGCGACGACTGGTCGCTGGTGCGTGTCGGGCTCTCCACCCGCCCGTCCGACCGCAAGGGCGAACGGCCGCCCGCCGCCCTCACCTTCGTCATCGACATCTCCGGGTCTATGGCGGAGCCCGGCCGGCTCGATCTCGTCCAGGAGTCGCTGGGAATCCTCACCGACCAGCTGCGCGACGACGACTCCATCGCCGTCGTCACCTTCAGCGACGAGGCCGAGACCCGACTGCCCATGACCCGCCTCGACGGCAACCGCTCCCGGATCCACAAGGTGATCGACGGCTTGGAGCCGACCGACTCCACCAATGTCGAGGCGGGCGTGCGGGCCGGCTACGAGGAGGCTGTCGAAGGCCGTCGGCGCGGGGCCACCAACCGTGTCGTCCTGCTCTCCGACGCCCTGGCCAACACCGGCGAGACCGACGCCGAAGCGATCCTCGACCGGATCGACGAGGCCCGACGCGAACACGGCATCACGCTGTTCGGCGTCGGGGTCGGCAGTGAGTACGGGGACGATCTCATGGAGCGGCTCGCGGACAAGGGGGACGGCCACACCACCTACGTCTCCACCAGCGAGCAGGCTCGAAAGGTGTTCGTGGACCAGCTGCCCAGCCACGTCGAACTGCGGGCGCGCGACGCCAAGGCGCAGGTGGCCTTCGACCCCGAGACGGTGAAGCAGTTCCGTCTCATCGGGTACGAGAACCGGGCCGTTGCGGACGAGGACTTCCGCAACGACCGGGTGGACGGCGGCGAGGTCGGCCCGGGCCACACGGTCACGGCCCTCTACGCGGTGCGGCTGCGTGAGGGCGCGAGCGGCCACGTCGCCACGGCGACAGTCCGCTGGCTCGACCCGAAGACGCGGGCACCGCACGAGCAGACAGGCTCGGTCGAGACGAACGCGGTCGACGGTGCGTTGTGGGGCGCTGCCTCCAGCAGGTTCCAGGTCACCGCGGTCGCGGCGTACTTCGCCGAGTCCCTGCGCGGCGGCTCGATGCCGGGCGCACCCGGGCTGGGCGAACTGGCGCAGCGAGCAAGGAAGCTGGCGGACACCACGGAGGACGGCGCGGTACGGCAGCTCGCCGAGTCGATCACCCAGGCGCAGCGAATCAAGGACTGA
- a CDS encoding lysylphosphatidylglycerol synthase transmembrane domain-containing protein: MPETLPPPETLTPSETPTPSETPIQAETPVHVETPVPGEPDGQALPDVRSGAVPTPADAPAPDGMDGLAPGGEQVFAPAPPARHRQLLEGLRRLPVRQIICLVPFALVAAWAVSNWSLVASGVSRLGGAHTGWLVMGGVVTGLCWVAASCVRQGTIVERLPAGKLLASQFAAGAANHLLPAGLGAHVVTLRFLRGCGIPLDRSTAALALYSLVEAIARVGLLVTLVLAFPGALRLDELVPPGRAVFAVVLVAVVLIAAVTVVLLVARRLRRIVFDFLRTALTDARALHKKPSRTLALWGGAVAFPLLQAGVLVCVALALGVTVPWYHIVVAYLAASIAAGMIPAPGGIGSVEPALAVALVMVGTPLVVATATVLGFRLLTVWLPLLPGVAVLAALVRWRIL, from the coding sequence ATGCCTGAGACCCTCCCCCCGCCAGAGACCCTCACCCCGTCCGAGACGCCGACTCCGTCCGAGACCCCCATTCAGGCCGAGACGCCCGTTCATGTCGAGACCCCCGTTCCGGGCGAACCCGACGGTCAGGCCCTGCCCGACGTTCGGAGCGGAGCAGTACCCACTCCCGCCGACGCCCCTGCCCCGGACGGGATGGACGGTCTCGCCCCGGGCGGGGAGCAGGTGTTTGCCCCCGCGCCGCCGGCGCGGCATCGGCAGCTGCTCGAAGGCCTCCGGCGGCTTCCCGTGCGGCAGATCATCTGCCTCGTACCGTTCGCCCTGGTCGCCGCCTGGGCCGTCAGCAACTGGTCTCTGGTCGCTTCCGGAGTCAGCCGGCTGGGTGGCGCCCATACCGGCTGGCTGGTCATGGGCGGCGTCGTCACCGGGCTGTGCTGGGTGGCGGCATCGTGCGTCCGGCAGGGAACCATCGTCGAGCGGCTGCCCGCCGGCAAGCTCCTGGCCTCGCAGTTCGCGGCCGGCGCGGCCAACCACCTCCTCCCCGCGGGACTCGGCGCACACGTCGTCACCCTGCGCTTTCTGCGCGGCTGCGGCATTCCGCTGGACCGTTCGACGGCCGCCCTCGCTCTCTACTCACTGGTCGAGGCGATCGCCAGGGTCGGGCTGCTGGTGACGCTCGTGCTGGCGTTCCCGGGCGCGCTGCGGCTGGACGAACTCGTGCCGCCGGGACGGGCCGTCTTCGCCGTGGTCCTCGTCGCGGTCGTCCTGATCGCGGCGGTGACTGTCGTGCTGCTCGTGGCCCGGCGGCTGCGTCGGATCGTCTTCGACTTCCTGCGGACCGCCCTCACCGACGCGCGGGCGCTGCACAAGAAGCCCTCGCGGACGCTGGCCCTGTGGGGCGGCGCGGTGGCCTTCCCTCTGCTCCAGGCCGGTGTTCTGGTCTGCGTCGCGCTCGCCCTCGGGGTCACCGTCCCCTGGTACCACATCGTCGTGGCCTACCTGGCGGCGAGCATCGCGGCCGGCATGATCCCCGCACCGGGAGGCATCGGCTCCGTCGAACCAGCGTTGGCCGTCGCGCTGGTCATGGTCGGAACTCCGCTGGTGGTGGCGACCGCGACCGTTCTCGGCTTCCGCCTGCTCACCGTGTGGCTGCCGCTCCTGCCGGGGGTGGCGGTACTGGCGGCGCTGGTCCGTTGGCGGATCTTGTAA
- a CDS encoding anthrone oxygenase family protein, translating to MATLLLALAIIFNGLYAGFMLTFQTAIMPSLAKLTDDQFLPAMRRINEVVPRPLFLLTFAGIIVFPALALAISVDDRTDTQQWLLVAGLACAVINHLITIAGNIPLNNALAASENATPTAPAAEVRAAFEPRWNQLHVVRTLFTIAAFALMVSAALW from the coding sequence ATGGCCACCCTTCTCCTTGCGCTCGCGATCATCTTCAACGGTTTGTACGCGGGCTTCATGCTGACGTTCCAGACGGCGATCATGCCGTCGCTCGCCAAGCTGACCGACGATCAATTCCTGCCGGCCATGCGCCGCATCAACGAAGTCGTGCCGCGCCCGCTGTTCCTGCTGACATTCGCCGGAATCATCGTCTTCCCGGCTCTCGCCCTTGCGATCTCCGTGGACGACCGCACGGACACCCAGCAGTGGCTGCTCGTCGCCGGTCTGGCCTGTGCGGTGATCAACCACCTGATCACCATCGCGGGCAACATCCCACTGAACAACGCGCTCGCCGCGTCCGAGAACGCCACACCGACGGCTCCGGCCGCCGAGGTCCGTGCGGCCTTCGAACCGCGCTGGAACCAGCTGCACGTCGTCCGCACGCTGTTCACCATCGCCGCGTTCGCGCTGATGGTCAGCGCCGCGCTGTGGTGA